The genomic interval CCTTGCTGTGATAGATCGAGCCGTTGAGCGCGTTCTTGATCACATCCACGCGGCTGTAGGAAACCACGAACAGGATGGCGGCGATGAATGTGCCGGCGATAATTCCCTCCAGAAAGCCGACAGAGGCAATGATAAAGAGGATGATCCAGACAAGGATGTAATCGATCGTTGGCAGGGCGCGTCGCGCGTCGATCAGCCAATCTACGAGGAAGGAAAGCCCGAGGTAGAGGAGCATTCCGCCTAGCACGGGTTTGGGAAAAAACGAGATGACCGACGCGCCGAAAAATAATGCCGCGCCGCAGATCAACGCGGAAATAATATTAGCAAGACGGGTTTTCGCGCCGAGCCGGTGAGCTAATGAAGACAGGCCGAGTGTCTGATACCCGACCGTACTGCCTCCCAGCCCTCCCAGCAGATTCGCCCAACCCGCGGCTTGAAGTTCGCGGTTGAGGTTGATATCCTGTTTGACGGTCACTTCGAGGGCGCTGGCATTGAGCAGGAGGGCAATCACGCTCAGGATCACGATGGTGAAAATTTTGTCGCCATTGTGCAGGATGGCGGACCAGTCCACCAGTCCGAGAGAAGCGGGGGTGAGGGGTTGGTACAATCCGCCGGAGGGGAAAGGTCCCAAGAGCCAGCCGCGCGCAGATGCCTCTGTGATGGAAATTCCAGAGAGAAAGAGGTAGCCATAAAATAACGCGGTGGCGATCACTAACGCGCCCGGTGTGACCAGGTAGTGGTTCGATTTTCGCAGGACAAGCAACAGAATAACGGCAAAGACGAGTCCGGGAATCCAGCTGAATAAATGACCGGGCGTGAATAATTGCGGAAGGGTGGAATACGAAAGGTTCACGTTGGTCATCACCCCGAACGCGCCGAGGCTTAAGAGCCAGCCGGTGCCCGCGAGGAATCCACCGATGACCGGGTAAGGAATGTAACGCACAAACCAACTTGCCTTGAACCAGGCGATGAGCAGGTATACCGCGCCGGTGAGGATCGATGTGATGGCAATGGCTCCGACTATGGTGACGTATGCCGCCTTTGGCTCTGCCCCTTTCATGCGTAGCGCGATCGACGCGGCAATCAGTGCGAAGATGGCGGCGGGGGTATCTTGCGGCACGCTGATCGCGCCGGGCAATGAAGTGAGCATGGCAACCACAACCCCAACGACAAGCGCGCCGAAGAGCATCAAGCCGATCCCGCCGGCGAGGAATGGGTTGAGGTCGCCGGAGAAGATCAACGCCGCGAGAGAGATTTCCATGCTGATGGTGACAATGGCGGCGATCAGCCCAGCCGTGAGGCTGGGAAGAAGGAGGTTGGGCTGAAATTCCCGCTTGAATTCGCTCAAGTTCATGGATGCGCCTTTTCGGATTTGTTATGTGGGATTAACCGATTTGTGAGTATAGCATGTAATGAGTTTGATTTGCCACAACCATGAGCGGGTGATACAATCTTTGCATCATTTAAGCCTGCTGAAAGGGAATCTGGAAATCGCCGCCCCATGCCAAAGTTAGACCTGATTCTGCTCGCGCTGGACGATTCGCCTGTTTTGAAGTTGATGGATCGCGCGTTGCGCGTTAAATACGAGACGGCGATCGCCAAGGACACCCGCTCACTGGCATTGATCTTGCAGGAGAGCAACCCGGCGCTTTTGTTGGTGGGGGAAAAATTCAGCGGCCGGGATGGAACGCGCATCGCGGATGAATTGCACGAACGGTTCCCAACCCTGCCTGTTTTGCTCTATCTCGATAAACCCAAACTCGAACATGTCAAAGATATTTTCCGCCTTGGGCTGAGCGGGTATCTAGCCCCTCCGCTGAAAACCGTGGAAATTACCGAAATGGTCGAAGCCAGTTTGAGGAACGCAAACCGCACGGGAGACTGGCTCCGCCGCGAGGTGAGACGCACAACCGCCTCGCTCAAAAAACGCGCGCAGATCTCCGAAGCCGAGCACGCGCGACTCGAATCGGTGTTCAATAACATTCACGACAGTGTGATGATCCTCGATTTGGAAAAAAAGATTCTGCTGATCAACCCCGCCATGTGCCGCACATTTGGGTTGGACGCGAAATACGTGGTGGGAAAGCCCGCGCTCGATGTGATCACCCACCCGGACTTGCTTGCGCTTTTCACCCGCAAGAACGGCAACGACCCTTTGAGTTATTATGAAGTGGGGTTCCCGGATGGGCGCGTGGGCAATGCCCAACTGACAACGATTCAAGATGTGGGATACGCCCTGACCATGCAGGATATCACCTACCTGAAGGAAATGGATCGTATGCGCAGTGAGTTTGTTCACACCGTGTCGCACGATCTACGTTCACCGCTCACCTCGGTGATCGGATATACCGAATTGGTCGAACGCGCCGGCGAACTCAATGAACACCAACGGGATTTCCTAAAACGCATCCAGGATAGCGTCCAGCATATCACCGCGCTGATCAACGACCTGCTCGATCTCGGCAGTGTGGAGGCGGGCATGGATACGCGGCGCGAATTTGTGCATCTCGACGCCATTTTGCAATATACCCTGAATATGTTGCAAGGCACGATCAAGACCAAACGCATCAAAGTGCATACTGAGATTACTCCCTCCCTGCCAGCCATCCGCGCCAATCCGATTCGCCTGCGGCAATTGCTGGACAATGTTGTCGGTAACGCCATCAAATATTCGCACCCGGGCGGGGAGGTGAATATCGCCATCCTTGCGGAGGGCGATCAGATCATCCTCAAAGTCTCAGATAACGGACCCGGCATCCCTGTCGAAGACCAGCCGCACATCTTCGATAAGTTCTACCGCGGGAGCAACATTACTGAAAATGTTACCGGTTCCGGGCTGGGTCTTGCCATCGTGAAATCGATCGTGGATGGTCATCAGGGGCGCATTTGGGTGGAGTCTGCCGCAGGCGCGGGCACATCCTTTTTTATTGTCCTGCCGATAAAATCAGACACGCAACCGTTGAGGAAACCCGCATAAAAAATCTC from Candidatus Defluviilinea gracilis carries:
- a CDS encoding PAS domain S-box protein, with product MPKLDLILLALDDSPVLKLMDRALRVKYETAIAKDTRSLALILQESNPALLLVGEKFSGRDGTRIADELHERFPTLPVLLYLDKPKLEHVKDIFRLGLSGYLAPPLKTVEITEMVEASLRNANRTGDWLRREVRRTTASLKKRAQISEAEHARLESVFNNIHDSVMILDLEKKILLINPAMCRTFGLDAKYVVGKPALDVITHPDLLALFTRKNGNDPLSYYEVGFPDGRVGNAQLTTIQDVGYALTMQDITYLKEMDRMRSEFVHTVSHDLRSPLTSVIGYTELVERAGELNEHQRDFLKRIQDSVQHITALINDLLDLGSVEAGMDTRREFVHLDAILQYTLNMLQGTIKTKRIKVHTEITPSLPAIRANPIRLRQLLDNVVGNAIKYSHPGGEVNIAILAEGDQIILKVSDNGPGIPVEDQPHIFDKFYRGSNITENVTGSGLGLAIVKSIVDGHQGRIWVESAAGAGTSFFIVLPIKSDTQPLRKPA
- a CDS encoding SLC26A/SulP transporter family protein is translated as MNLSEFKREFQPNLLLPSLTAGLIAAIVTISMEISLAALIFSGDLNPFLAGGIGLMLFGALVVGVVVAMLTSLPGAISVPQDTPAAIFALIAASIALRMKGAEPKAAYVTIVGAIAITSILTGAVYLLIAWFKASWFVRYIPYPVIGGFLAGTGWLLSLGAFGVMTNVNLSYSTLPQLFTPGHLFSWIPGLVFAVILLLVLRKSNHYLVTPGALVIATALFYGYLFLSGISITEASARGWLLGPFPSGGLYQPLTPASLGLVDWSAILHNGDKIFTIVILSVIALLLNASALEVTVKQDINLNRELQAAGWANLLGGLGGSTVGYQTLGLSSLAHRLGAKTRLANIISALICGAALFFGASVISFFPKPVLGGMLLYLGLSFLVDWLIDARRALPTIDYILVWIILFIIASVGFLEGIIAGTFIAAILFVVSYSRVDVIKNALNGSIYHSKVDRPKLHRDILHDQGDEIYILNLQGFLFFGTIQNVLEKIRHRIDKKDLCKLGFIVLDFHRVTHVDSSAVFGITRLKQVIQANNILMVWTEVKPEIVKNLELGGLKDDTDNSFVIKPSLDEGVEWCENKILTRQGMNDLTGFIEKVESQLKRVFPDLQGSDRLLQYLERRELREGEVLIKQGDPADEMYFVESGLVTIELELPNNKHLRLRSIRGGAMVGEVGMYLQQERTASVIAARPSVVYRLSAQSLKTMQVKDSEVAAQFHEWIARLLAERIADNNRIIEALME